CCGGTATTGCGACCGCCGCCGACACGGGTCTGCAGAACCTCACCTCGGGTGTCGGTTCGGCCGTGACCGCGCAGGCCGACGCGCAGGCCAAGTCCGCGGCCGCCGCGAAGGCCGCCGCCGTCAAGGCCAAGCAGGACGCGGCCAAGGCGGTCGACGCCTGGGTCAAGCCGGTCGACAACTACACCCTGGGTGAGCCCTTCGGCATCGCCGGCAGCCACTGGGCGCACAAGCACAGTGGTCAGGACTTCGTCGTGCCGACCGGTACCGCCGTCAAGGCCGTCCACAAGGGCACCGTCGTCAAGGCCGGTCCCTGGGGTGGCGGCGACGGCCCGGCCTACGGCAACGCCATCGTGATCCAGCACGACAACGGCACGTACACCCAGTACGCGCACCTGTCACAGATACAGGTCCGGGTCGGCCAGCAGGTCGGCGCCGGCCAGCAGATCGGCCTGTCCGGCAGCACGGGTAACTCCACCGGTCCCCACCTGCACTTCGAGGTCCGCACCGGCCCCAACTACGGGACGGGCATCGAGCCGACCGGATTCCTGCGGGCTCACGGCGACGCCGTCTGAGCTGAGTCCGGCCGGGCTGGCCGGCGGTTCGGCGGGTTTGCCGCCGTGACCAGTTCTGTGGCGACCTCGAGGATGGCCCTGCGCTTCTCCTCGGGGTCGCCCTCCACGTGCTGCATCGCGAACATGCCCGCATGCATGGAGAACAGTGCGGTGATGCAGCGCACCTGATCCGTCAGCTCCGATTCGGGCTCCTTGAGGAGGTCGAAGAGGGTCAGCATGCGCGATTTGAACGTCTCGCCGATGCTCAGATCGCGCACCGTCGCCTGGTTCTCCTGCATGAACCGGAAAAGGGGCTCGCCCGAGCGCAGCGACTCGCTGTAGCGGCGGATCAGCTCCTGCTTGGTCTCCAGGGTGCGCGGCTGCTTCTCGGCCCAGGCGATCAGCTCGTCGATGGGTCTGCCCAGGTCCTGGAACAGGCTGATGACGATGTCTTCCTTGGTCTTGAAGTGGTAGTACAGCGCCGCTTTCGTGACCTCCAGCTTTTCGGCGATCTCGCGCAGGGACGTCTTGTCGTAGCCCTGTTCGGAGAACAGCTCCAGAGCGACGTCCTGGATGCGCTGGCGGGTGTTTCCCCTGCGCGCCTGTGTGCTCATGCTGCTCTCCTGCATCGTCGGTACTGGTCAGAGGGCTGCCCCAGGGAGCGCCAGAGAAACTTACTTGACGCCCGGCTAGTTGGCCGCCTACCTTCCTCACTGTACTGAACTAGCCGGGCGGCAAGTAAGTAGGAGTGAGTGATGGGGAAGTCGCAACATGCGACCCCGACGGGGGACGGACGGATATCGAGCACCGGGAGACCGGACGCGGCACCGGACCCGGGTTCGGCCAAGCGGCCGGCCGGCGTACGAGTGGTGCTCTTCGCGCTGATGATCGCGATGCTGCTCGCGATGCTGGACAACATGATCGTCGGCACCGCGATGCCGACCATCGTCGGTGAACTGGGCGGGATGGACCACCTGTCCTGGGTCGTCACCGCCTACACGCTCGCCACCGCGGCCTCGACCCCGATCTGGGGCAAGCTCGGCGACATGTACGGGCGCAAGGGCGTCTTCCTGTCGTCCATCGTGCTCTTCCTGATCGGCTCAGCGCTGTCCGGCATGGCACAGGACATGGGACAGCTGATCGGCTTCCGCGCCGTCCAGGGTCTGGGCGCGGGCGGTCTGATGGTCGGCGTCATGGCGATCATCGGCGATCTGATTCCGCCGCGGGAGCGCGGCAAGTACCAGGGCATGATGGCCGGTGTCATGGCCATTGCGATGGTCGGCGGCCCGCTCGTCGGCGGCACCATCACCGACCACCTCGGCTGGCGCTGGACCTTCTACATCAACCTGCCGCTCGGCGTGATCGCACTGGCCATGGTCACCGCGGTGCTGCACCTGCCGAAGAAGCGCTCGCAGACCCGGATCGACTACGTCGGCGCCGCGCTGCTCACCCTCGGCATCACCTCGCTGGTGCTGATCACCACCTGGGGCGGCACCGAGTACGACTGGCTGTCCGGCCAGATCATCGGGCTCGGCATCCTCGGCGTGGTCGCGCTCGCGCTCTTCCTGGTGGTCGAGCGCAGGGTCAGCGAGCCGGTGCTGCCGCTGCACATCTTCCGCAACCGCAACTTCTCCCTGGTCACGCTCGTCGGCTTCCTGGTCGGCTTTGTGATGTTCGGGTCGATGACGTTCCTGCCGCTGTTCCAGCAGACCGTCCAGGGTGCCTCGGCCACCAACTCCGGACTCCTGCTCCTGCCGCTGATGGGCGGCATGCTGGTGGTCTCGATGATCGCGGGCCGGGTGACCACCAAGACCGGCAAGTACAAGTTCTTCGTGGTCGCCGGAGGCGCGCTGCTCACCGTGGGCCTGGCCCTGCTGTCCACCATGGACACCGACACCACCCGCTTCACCTCGGGTGCCTACATGGCGGTGCTCGGCGCCGGCATGGGCTTCCTGATGCAGACCACGATGCTGATCGCACAGAACAGCGTCGAGATGAAGGACATGGGCGTCGGCTCGTCCTCGGCCACCCTCTTCCGCACGATCGGCGGCTCCTTCGGCGTCGCGATCTTCGGTGCGATCTTCACCCACCAGGTGCAGACGACCATGGCCGAGCGGATCGGCAAGGCCGGCGAGAAGATGACCGGCGGCGGAGCCCAGATGGACCCGAAGGGGCTCGCCAAGCTGCCGCCGATGGTCAAGGACGCGTATGACCATGCGGTTGCCTCCGGCACCCACCACGTCTTTCTGTGGGGCGCGGCGATCAGCGTCATCGGCTTCGCCGCGGCTTGGTTCCTCAAGGAGGTGCCGCTCCGCGGTGGGCCGACGAAGCCGGCCGCTGAGAGCCCGGAGGGCTCGACTGCGGGTGATCGGGTACCGGTCGCCGAGACGGTCTGATTCCTGGGTTTTCGGCTTTGCGGCCGTGGGGGCACGCCTGGTGGCGGGCCCCCACGGTTTTTCCTTCCCGCCGTGGTTGTCGCTCGCCGTCGCGCCTGTGGCGGGACGAGCGACACCGTGGGGCTCCGCCCCCAGGCACAACCCCCACGCCGGGAACGCCGGGACACCGGGAACACCGGGACGCCGGGAACACCGGGACGCCGGGAACACCGGGACGCCGGGAACACCGGGACACCGGGACGCCGGGAACACTGGGAACGCCGGAACCGCCGAAGAAACTACCGCTCCGGCAGATGCAGCACCGGAAAGCTCCCCGTATTGGTAGGCGCATTCTCCGGTAGCCAGAGGACGGCGACGGCGCCCGTCGAGCCGTCGGTGAGTTCCTCCGCGTTGCGGAACGTGAGGCGGGCGCCCAGGACGCGGGCCTGGCCGGCCGCGATGGTCAGGCCCAGGCCGTGGCCGCGGCCGGCCCGGTCGCTGCTGCCGGTGCGGAAGCGGCTGGGGCCCTCGCGCAGCAAGGCCCCGGGGAAGCCCGTGCCGTGGTCGCGGACCCGTAGGACCCGGCCCTCGACGGTGACCTCGACCGGCGGCTTGCCGTGCCGGGCGGCGTTGGCGATCAGATTGCCGAGGATCCGCTCCAGCCGGCGCGGGTCGGTGGTGACCTCGGCCTCCCGTACGACCTCGACGGTGATCCCCGGGTCGAGGGCCCGCACCCGCCGGGAGACGAACTCGCCGAGCACGACGTCCTGCAGCTCGGCGCGCTCCGCATGGCCGTCGAGCCGGGCCACTTCCAGGACGTCCTCGACGAGGGTGCGCAGCGCCTGCGCACGGTCGCGGACGAGTTCCGAGGGGCGGCCGGGCGGCAGCAGTTCGGCGGCGGTCAGCAGGCCGGTGACCGGGGTGCGCAGCTCGTGGGCGATGTCGGCGGTGACCCGTCGCTCGGCCTCGATGCGCTCCTGGAGGGCGTCCGACATGGCGTCCACGGCGAAGGCCAGATCGTCGGTCTCGTCGCGTACCCGTCCGCTGCCGACCTCGTCGCGGATCCGGACCGCGGTGTCGCCGTCGGCGAGTTTTCCGGCCGCCGCGGCCGCCTTGCGCAGCCGCTTGGAGAGCCGTCCGCCGACCAGCACCCCCAGCGCACAGCCGCCGACCACCACCGCGGTCGACCCGATGACCAAGGCCTGGTCGAGGTCGTCGAGGACGGCGAAGCGGTCGGGGAAACGGTCGTGCATGGACAGCACCCGGTTGTTGCTGAGCGGTGAGGCGGCCCATACGTCGGGGGCGGTCTGCCCGGTGTCCTGGAGGTAGGTGGCGCGCTTGTTCTTGGCGACCTCGTCGCGCAGCGCCTCCGGCAGCTCCGGGTCGTCGATCTTCGCGCCGAACTGCAGCCGGTTGGTGGAGAGGAAGATCTTCTGCGTGAAGTTGAGCCGCTCGATCTGCACATCCCGGCTGTTGTCGAGCATGGAGTGGCGGGCGGCGTTGTGCACGACAAGGCTCAGCGCGATCGCGACCAGCGCTCCGACGAGTGCGATCGCGGCGCTGAGCTTCCATCTCAGCCCCGTGCGCAGGGCCAGCCTGACCACCGGCGGTGTCAGCCTCTCAGCTTGTATCCGAAGCCGCGGACCGTCTCGATCCGGTCCTGACCGATTTTGCCGCGCAGCCGCTGGACATGGACGTCCACCACCCGGGTGTCACCACCCCAGCCGTAGTCCCAGACCCGCTCCAGCAGCCGGTCGCGTGAGAGGACCGTACCGGGCGCGTTGGAGAACTCCAGCAGCAGCCGCATCTCGGTCGGCGTCAGGGCGACGTTCGCACCGCCCTTGCGGACCTCCATGCCCTCCGTGTCGACCTCCAGGTCGCCGAAGCGCAGCACCGGCTCGGCGATGTCGGCCTGGTCCGCCGACGAGCCGCCGGCCCGGTCCGGGCCGCTGGCGTGGCCGAAGCGGCGCAGGACGGCGCGGATCCGGGCGACCAGCACCGCACCGTCGAACGGCTTGGTGACGTAGTCGTCCGCACCGGCCTCCAGGCCGAGCACCACGTCGATCGAGTCGGCGCGCGCCGACAGCATGATCACGGGGACCGTCGACTCATCGCGGATCCGCCGGCACAGGCTGACGCCGTCGAGTCCCGGCACCATCACATCGAGCAGGGCGATATCGGGGCGGTCGGCGCGGAACGCCTCCAGGCCCGCCAGCCCGTCGGGCATCGCGGTGACCACGAATCCGTCCCGTTCCAGGGCGAGCTGGGTGGCCTCGCGGATCACGTCGTCGTCCTCGACGAAGAGCACATGGGTCTCGGCCATGCGGTTGTCTCAACCCTCCGTTCCCGTGCCGTCGTCCGGCGTGGCGCCGTCGGCGGTGGTCTTGCTGTAGTCGGTGTGATACGGACGGCCACGCTCACTGAAGCGCCCGTTCGTCCAGTGGTAGGTCATCACATCCTCACCGGAGGGGCAGCACACCTTGTCGCCCGCGGCGTAGGTCTGCTTGGAGACCTCCAGATCTCCCTTGTTCACCCCGGCGTAGACCGACGGCTGTTCGTTGCTGTACACGGTGTCATACCCGTCCGGCGCGCCGTCGCGCTTGTGGAAAACATACGCGCCGATGCCGACGGAGTCCGCACAGGTCATGACATTGACGATGACATCGGGGGAGGTGCCGCCGGTGAGCGTCGCATAGGTCACCTCGACCGGGTACTCGTCCCCGGCACACGGCTTGGCCAGCGACTTCTTCACGTCGGAGCCGACCTTCGGGGCGTCCTTGAGCAGCTTGACCGCGTCGACCTTCTTGTAGCGGGCGGTCGGGGACGAGGTGGGCGTGGTGTGCACGGCGCCCTTGGGCACGGGGGTGGTGCCGGCCGATCCCTCGCTGCGTACGCCTTCGCCCCCTGGATTGCACCCGGCCAGCAAAAGGCCGACGGCGGCCACTCCCGCCGTGGCCGCGCCGCCTCTGGTCAACCCGACCCTGGTCAACCTGTTCCTGGTCAATCCGCTCCCGCTCACCGTGCTGCTCGCACAGCTGCCGATGCCGCTGCTGTTCCTGGGGTGATTGTCGCGCGTCGGGCTGTGAGCCGTAAGGCGGCCGGCGTTGTGTCCGTATTCATCGGTAAAGGCACGCTTCGTCTTGTGCGGGGGGTGATGCCGGGTCCGCTGCTCGGGGGCCCACGGTGTGCCGTGTGCCGCCGTTCAGGCCGCGCACCGCTCCCGCCCCCGCTCGCCACGCTCCAGCATCCGCGCGTCGATGTCACGCATCTGCAGCTCCTGGCGCAGCCGGGCCAGCGCACGGTGCAGCGTGCTCTTGACCGTTCCTGTGGACATACCGAGCGCCGCCGCGGTCTCCTCCGTGCTCATCTGCTCCCAGTGCCGCAGCACGACGACGCTGCGCTGCTTGGGAGCCAGCACCCCGAGGATGTCCATCAGCAGGGCGCGGTCGGCGCGCTGCTCGGTGCCGTCGTCCACGCTCGCGTCGGGAAGCTGCTCGGTGGGCACCTCTTCGAGCTTGCGGGCCCGCCACCACTCGGTCCGCGTGTTGATCATGACGCGGCGGAGGTAGGCGTCGGCCAGCGACTTGTCCGCGATGCCGTCCCAGCGGCCGTAGGTGCGCACCAGTGCGGTCTGCAGCAGGTCCTGTGCGTCGACCGGGTCGGGCACCAGGCGCCGGGCGCTCCGCAGCAGGGCCTCCTGCCGCGTACGAACGTACTCTTCGAAGTCCAGTACCTTGCCGCCGCTGGTCGCCATTCCGACGCCTCCGATCCGCTTGCGTTTCCCCACGTTGACCGTGCTGGCGGTCATCTCCAGCACGAGGAAGACGCTACGGAGGGGGTGTTGCGACGTAATGTGCGTGGGCCCCACAAGGAGTGCACGGAAAACCCTCGGTTGTGTAACAGCCCGCCAGGGGTCATACCTCGGACGGACGGCGGCCCGCTGACCGTCATACTCCCGGGGGAGGAGCACCCCCGCCGCAAGGTCTATCGGCCGTGACACGGCGGCCATCGAGAAGGCGGTGGGTCTCCTTCCGGTCGGATCAGGGGCACTTTCCGGTCATCCGGCGCGAAAGGTGACACGGGGTCAGACGTCACACCGTCGGGGACGCGGAAGGGCGCGGCCGCCGAAGTGACCGCGCCCTTCTTCTCTCTTACAGGTTCTCCCGTACGGATGACGGCAGCGCTACGTGAGCGGCAACCGATAGCGGCCACCGCCCAGCGGCTCCACCAGACCGTCCGAGACCAGGCCGTCCAGTGCCCGGGCCCGCTGCACCGGCTCGTCCCACACCGCGTCCAGCGCCTGCTGCGGCACCGGCGTGACCGCCTCGCGCAGGACGGCGAGCAGCTTGCCGCGCACCTGGCGGTCGGTACCGGCGTACGTCTGGGTGCGACGCGCCGGGCCGTCGTGCGCCGGGGACCCGGCCAGGCGCCAGGTGCACTGCGCGGCGATCGGGCAGCGCCCGCACTCCGGAGCACGCGCCGTGCACAGCAGCGCACCCAGCTCCATCGTGGCCGCCGCCCAGCGCGCCGCCAGGTTCTCGTCCTCGGGCAGCAGCTGGCGGGCGAGTTTGCGCTCCGCCGCGGTGGTGGCGTTCGGCGGGAACTGGCGGCCGGCCACCGCGCGGGCGAACACCCGGCGCACATTGGTGTCCAGCACGGCGTGCCGCTGTCCGTACGCGAACGAGGCGACCGCGGCGGCGGTGTACTCGCCGACGCCGGGCAGCGCCAGCAACTGGCTGTGCTCGCGCGGTACGTCGCCGCCGTGCCGCTCCTGTATGGCGGAGGCGGCGGCGTGCAGCCGCAGGGCGCGGCGCGGATAACCGAGCCGGCCCCAGGCCCGGACCGCCTCGCCCGGCGCCTCGGCGGCCAGGTCGGCGGGGCGCGGCCAGCGGGCCAGCCACTGCTCGTAGACCGGCAGCACTCTGCTGACCGGGGTCTGCTGCAGCATGAACTCGCTCACCATCACACCCCAGGCGCCCGCCTCGGGGCGGCGCCAGGGCAGATCGCGGGCGTGCTCGTCGAACCAGTCGGTGACCGGGCCGTGCAGCGCGGTCCCGTCGGCGGCTCCCGCGGCCGCGTCGGCGGCGGAAGCGTTCTCGGTGGCGGCGGTCGTGGCAGTGGTGGTGACAGGCGTCGAAGTCATGGCACTGCCGATCCTGGCACGTCCGGGGTCGCCCGGGAAACGCACCGGGCCCGCCCCGCCGCGCGCCCACCCGCACGCAGGACGGCCGGGGGCGCACAGGTGGCGGTTACCGGCGGTATGAGACGTCCCGGCGGCGACCGGAGCGGGGGCCCGGCGCGCGCCGGCCGGCCGGGGCGGGCGAGGATGCGGTCATGGCGGAGACGAGCGGTGCACAGGACAGCGGCGGTACGGGCGGGTCGCCCTGCCCGGAGACGATCCGGCGGGCGCTCGCCGCGCACACGACGATGACGCTGGCGTACGCGGACGAGGACGGGCCGGGCGCCTGCGCGGTGCTCTACGCGACGGACCCGGAGAGCGGCGGGGGGACGGGCGGGGCGGGCGGCGCCGGGCCCGTGCTGTATTTCGTCACCGCGACCACGACGCGGCACGGCCGGGCGCTGGCGGCGCCCGGCGCCCGCGCCGCCTTCACGGCGCAGCGGGACGGCCAGGAGTGGAGCGGACTGACGGGGCTTCAGGGCCGGGGCGGCTGCCGCCCCCTGACCGGCGCCGAGCGGGCCGCGGGCTGGCGGGTCTACCTGTCCCGCTTCCCCTTCGTCGCCGAGAGCGAGCGGTTGCGCCACGCCCTGGAGCGGACCACCCTGTGGGAGCTGCGCCCCGACTGGCTGCGGCTGATCGACAACGGGCAGGGCTTCGGGCACAAGGAGGAGTGGCGTCCGGGTTCCTGAGGTCGGGGTGACGCGGGGGGTGCCGGCCCCCCCGTGTCACCTCCACTCCGTCGCCCCGGAAGCGTTTCCTGACCGATCCGGGCCGATCCGGGCCGATCCGAGCCGCCTCCGGGCCGATCATGCGAAAAGTTGCAGCAGGAAGCGGCGGGTACTGGCCTGTGCGGCGGCCGATCTCTCGTAGAGTTTCCGCGTGGGATCACTGCGCAATCCGATCGGGCCGCTTCCGTCCTCCATCTACTGGCGGCGGAGGGCCGTTGCGCTGGCCATCGTCGTACTGCTCGCCGTGCTCGTCGTGTGGGCCCTCAACTGGGGCGGCATCGGCGGCAAGAGCGACGACGAGGGCAAGGGGCCCCACGGAAACGGGCCCGCGACGTCCATCACGCCGGGACCTTCCCCAGCGGACCGGTGAACGGCCAGAAGCCGGGCGGGCGCGATGAGTCGGGCAGCGGCGCGGGCTCGGGGTCGGGCTCCGGCGGTG
This portion of the Streptomyces sp. 2114.4 genome encodes:
- a CDS encoding M23 family metallopeptidase, which gives rise to MSKFAALRNSKKFAVRNRVAVVAAGVGVTAALGAGIATAADTGLQNLTSGVGSAVTAQADAQAKSAAAAKAAAVKAKQDAAKAVDAWVKPVDNYTLGEPFGIAGSHWAHKHSGQDFVVPTGTAVKAVHKGTVVKAGPWGGGDGPAYGNAIVIQHDNGTYTQYAHLSQIQVRVGQQVGAGQQIGLSGSTGNSTGPHLHFEVRTGPNYGTGIEPTGFLRAHGDAV
- a CDS encoding TetR/AcrR family transcriptional regulator, which codes for MSTQARRGNTRQRIQDVALELFSEQGYDKTSLREIAEKLEVTKAALYYHFKTKEDIVISLFQDLGRPIDELIAWAEKQPRTLETKQELIRRYSESLRSGEPLFRFMQENQATVRDLSIGETFKSRMLTLFDLLKEPESELTDQVRCITALFSMHAGMFAMQHVEGDPEEKRRAILEVATELVTAANPPNRRPARPDSAQTASP
- a CDS encoding MDR family MFS transporter, whose translation is MGKSQHATPTGDGRISSTGRPDAAPDPGSAKRPAGVRVVLFALMIAMLLAMLDNMIVGTAMPTIVGELGGMDHLSWVVTAYTLATAASTPIWGKLGDMYGRKGVFLSSIVLFLIGSALSGMAQDMGQLIGFRAVQGLGAGGLMVGVMAIIGDLIPPRERGKYQGMMAGVMAIAMVGGPLVGGTITDHLGWRWTFYINLPLGVIALAMVTAVLHLPKKRSQTRIDYVGAALLTLGITSLVLITTWGGTEYDWLSGQIIGLGILGVVALALFLVVERRVSEPVLPLHIFRNRNFSLVTLVGFLVGFVMFGSMTFLPLFQQTVQGASATNSGLLLLPLMGGMLVVSMIAGRVTTKTGKYKFFVVAGGALLTVGLALLSTMDTDTTRFTSGAYMAVLGAGMGFLMQTTMLIAQNSVEMKDMGVGSSSATLFRTIGGSFGVAIFGAIFTHQVQTTMAERIGKAGEKMTGGGAQMDPKGLAKLPPMVKDAYDHAVASGTHHVFLWGAAISVIGFAAAWFLKEVPLRGGPTKPAAESPEGSTAGDRVPVAETV
- the cseC gene encoding two-component system sensor histidine kinase CseC, whose amino-acid sequence is MVRLALRTGLRWKLSAAIALVGALVAIALSLVVHNAARHSMLDNSRDVQIERLNFTQKIFLSTNRLQFGAKIDDPELPEALRDEVAKNKRATYLQDTGQTAPDVWAASPLSNNRVLSMHDRFPDRFAVLDDLDQALVIGSTAVVVGGCALGVLVGGRLSKRLRKAAAAAGKLADGDTAVRIRDEVGSGRVRDETDDLAFAVDAMSDALQERIEAERRVTADIAHELRTPVTGLLTAAELLPPGRPSELVRDRAQALRTLVEDVLEVARLDGHAERAELQDVVLGEFVSRRVRALDPGITVEVVREAEVTTDPRRLERILGNLIANAARHGKPPVEVTVEGRVLRVRDHGTGFPGALLREGPSRFRTGSSDRAGRGHGLGLTIAAGQARVLGARLTFRNAEELTDGSTGAVAVLWLPENAPTNTGSFPVLHLPER
- the cseB gene encoding two-component system response regulator CseB, whose translation is MAETHVLFVEDDDVIREATQLALERDGFVVTAMPDGLAGLEAFRADRPDIALLDVMVPGLDGVSLCRRIRDESTVPVIMLSARADSIDVVLGLEAGADDYVTKPFDGAVLVARIRAVLRRFGHASGPDRAGGSSADQADIAEPVLRFGDLEVDTEGMEVRKGGANVALTPTEMRLLLEFSNAPGTVLSRDRLLERVWDYGWGGDTRVVDVHVQRLRGKIGQDRIETVRGFGYKLRG
- a CDS encoding LppP/LprE family lipoprotein, whose protein sequence is MAAVGLLLAGCNPGGEGVRSEGSAGTTPVPKGAVHTTPTSSPTARYKKVDAVKLLKDAPKVGSDVKKSLAKPCAGDEYPVEVTYATLTGGTSPDVIVNVMTCADSVGIGAYVFHKRDGAPDGYDTVYSNEQPSVYAGVNKGDLEVSKQTYAAGDKVCCPSGEDVMTYHWTNGRFSERGRPYHTDYSKTTADGATPDDGTGTEG
- a CDS encoding SigE family RNA polymerase sigma factor, translating into MTASTVNVGKRKRIGGVGMATSGGKVLDFEEYVRTRQEALLRSARRLVPDPVDAQDLLQTALVRTYGRWDGIADKSLADAYLRRVMINTRTEWWRARKLEEVPTEQLPDASVDDGTEQRADRALLMDILGVLAPKQRSVVVLRHWEQMSTEETAAALGMSTGTVKSTLHRALARLRQELQMRDIDARMLERGERGRERCAA
- a CDS encoding A/G-specific adenine glycosylase translates to MTSTPVTTTATTAATENASAADAAAGAADGTALHGPVTDWFDEHARDLPWRRPEAGAWGVMVSEFMLQQTPVSRVLPVYEQWLARWPRPADLAAEAPGEAVRAWGRLGYPRRALRLHAAASAIQERHGGDVPREHSQLLALPGVGEYTAAAVASFAYGQRHAVLDTNVRRVFARAVAGRQFPPNATTAAERKLARQLLPEDENLAARWAAATMELGALLCTARAPECGRCPIAAQCTWRLAGSPAHDGPARRTQTYAGTDRQVRGKLLAVLREAVTPVPQQALDAVWDEPVQRARALDGLVSDGLVEPLGGGRYRLPLT
- a CDS encoding pyridoxamine 5'-phosphate oxidase family protein; translated protein: MAETSGAQDSGGTGGSPCPETIRRALAAHTTMTLAYADEDGPGACAVLYATDPESGGGTGGAGGAGPVLYFVTATTTRHGRALAAPGARAAFTAQRDGQEWSGLTGLQGRGGCRPLTGAERAAGWRVYLSRFPFVAESERLRHALERTTLWELRPDWLRLIDNGQGFGHKEEWRPGS